A single window of Candidatus Omnitrophota bacterium DNA harbors:
- a CDS encoding polysaccharide deacetylase family protein translates to MRRWSYHLPILGYHRVGAFRGDHVPTVSPQAFERQMMCLARWKFHVVGLEELLRTPAGREALPRRSVVITFDDGYEETCTVAWPILKRFGFSATVFVATEEIGGPGFATWEQLAAMADGGLTIGSHTAHHCYLPDAQPSQVTEEIVRSKQALEARLGQPVDFLSYPIGGFTPHAQQAASLAGYRAAVTTNRYSRDAAMAPFALRRIKVTERDRWPWLFWAKVSGYYDAFRKLKPPG, encoded by the coding sequence ATGAGACGCTGGTCCTATCATCTGCCCATTTTAGGCTACCATCGCGTGGGGGCCTTTCGCGGCGACCATGTGCCGACGGTCTCGCCACAGGCCTTTGAGCGGCAAATGATGTGCCTCGCCCGGTGGAAATTCCATGTGGTTGGGTTGGAGGAGCTGTTGCGCACGCCGGCGGGCCGCGAGGCTCTGCCGCGGCGCAGCGTCGTGATCACCTTTGACGATGGCTATGAGGAGACGTGCACGGTGGCGTGGCCGATCCTCAAGCGGTTCGGATTTTCCGCAACCGTCTTTGTGGCGACTGAAGAAATTGGAGGTCCTGGGTTCGCGACGTGGGAGCAGCTCGCCGCGATGGCTGATGGCGGCCTGACGATCGGCAGCCACACCGCGCATCATTGTTATTTGCCGGATGCCCAGCCGTCCCAGGTGACGGAAGAGATCGTGCGTTCCAAGCAAGCCCTTGAGGCGCGGCTCGGCCAGCCGGTTGATTTTCTCAGCTATCCGATCGGCGGCTTCACGCCGCACGCGCAGCAGGCGGCCAGCCTCGCTGGGTACCGCGCCGCAGTCACCACCAATCGGTATTCACGCGATGCGGCGATGGCGCCCTTCGCGCTGCGCCGCATCAAAGTCACGGAGCGCGATCGATGGCCCTGGCTGTTTTGGGCCAAGGTCTC